A genomic window from Labrus bergylta chromosome 7, fLabBer1.1, whole genome shotgun sequence includes:
- the zgc:77752 gene encoding protein tyrosine phosphatase domain-containing protein 1 gives MIPTLVLNIPIPRPSYSQARENLVKAIPSKLLCLLACGGLDCRYEGPECWKQNQQVIRGVYSFWLNIKSIINMQLPGEHAHCGPLLDLQSGFTYSPQTFMENDSGEPSSLIGCTCGGNHVQRDRRVQHHFGLRVESLNTSPSERVPVEQRDTRHPD, from the exons ATGATACCCACCTTGGTCCTGAACATACCAATACCCCGGCCATCATACTCTCAGGCCAGGGAAAATCTGGTGAAGGCTATCCCATCCAAGCTCCTTTGTCTGCTGGCCTGTGGAGGACTAGACTGTCGCTATGAAGGACCAGAGTGTTGGAAACAAAATCAGCAGGTCATCCGAGGTGTTTACTCCTTTTG gttgaaCATCAAGTCAATCATCAACATGCAGCTGCCAGGGGAGCATGCTCACTGTGGACCACTGCTGGACCTTCAAAGTGGTTTCACCTACTCACCACAGACCTTCATGGAGAATGACA GTGGAGAGCCTTCATCActgattggatgcacctgtggaggtaaccacgTGCAGAGGGACAGACGGGTGCAGCATCACTTTGGTTTGAGAG TGGAGAGTCTGAACACGTCTCCCAGTGAGCGTGTCCCAGTAGAACAGAGGGACACCCGTCACCCCGACTGA